In a genomic window of Dolichospermum sp. DET69:
- a CDS encoding zinc ribbon domain-containing protein: MDTFKTPKPRESLSDYVLRMRKELNLTQFEVANAAGIHSRSVGKIERGLTRKLSHKTLGGLALALSVPVEYLQAVVRGEEVVAMAAIKFCPQCWNPGGAVDSMWGNVRARFCYLCGTQLRSSCTNCGELVVSLRYKFCPLCGKPYKDGGENC; the protein is encoded by the coding sequence ATGGATACTTTTAAAACTCCAAAACCAAGAGAATCTCTGTCCGACTATGTTTTGCGGATGAGAAAGGAACTCAATTTAACTCAGTTTGAGGTGGCGAATGCGGCTGGTATTCATTCTCGTTCTGTGGGGAAGATTGAACGGGGATTGACAAGGAAACTCAGCCATAAAACTCTTGGCGGACTTGCTTTAGCTTTATCTGTGCCTGTTGAGTATTTGCAGGCTGTTGTCAGGGGGGAAGAGGTTGTGGCAATGGCAGCAATTAAGTTTTGCCCCCAATGTTGGAATCCTGGTGGTGCTGTAGATTCGATGTGGGGAAATGTTCGGGCTAGGTTTTGTTATCTATGCGGTACGCAATTACGGTCTAGTTGTACTAATTGTGGTGAGTTGGTGGTGTCGTTGAGGTATAAGTTTTGTCCTCTGTGTGGAAAACCTTATAAGGATGGGGGTGAAAATTGTTGA
- a CDS encoding tyrosine-type recombinase/integrase yields the protein MKQAVTLATVAVKFLERTGVAPSTIKTYELTLLNFLAKYGSWPIEIISKQTLIEYLDSLSHLKYTTHHKHQAILQSLFNFAVQQDYIKINPIQGLKQRPPQREKGEHKSDTPIRYLTSDQLNILYTATKDNLRLSAIIHLLHRTGCRIGELLALNLSDIDIKNQKFQVLGKGNKQRWCFYSNDAAQSLNKYFQHTRHQNINALFTAQHPVTLKVSRISYHTLHDYWREITNTNPELTGVRIHDLRHTYATERVGLISIEELRSLMGHESIQTTLRYQKVTSQKAESAARHALNMLINPELQS from the coding sequence GTGAAGCAAGCTGTCACATTAGCCACCGTTGCCGTCAAATTTCTAGAACGGACTGGAGTAGCACCCAGTACCATAAAAACCTACGAACTAACCCTCTTAAACTTCCTGGCAAAGTATGGAAGTTGGCCAATCGAAATAATCAGTAAGCAAACATTAATCGAGTATCTAGATAGTCTCTCACATTTAAAATACACAACCCACCACAAGCATCAAGCAATACTGCAAAGTCTATTTAACTTTGCCGTCCAACAAGATTATATAAAAATCAACCCAATTCAGGGATTAAAACAGCGTCCCCCACAACGAGAAAAAGGTGAACATAAAAGTGATACTCCTATAAGATATCTAACATCAGACCAGCTAAATATCCTCTATACAGCAACCAAAGATAACCTGCGGCTGTCAGCAATAATTCATCTATTGCATCGCACAGGATGCCGAATAGGAGAGCTTTTAGCCCTGAATTTATCAGACATAGACATCAAAAATCAGAAATTTCAGGTATTGGGAAAAGGCAACAAACAAAGGTGGTGCTTTTATAGCAATGATGCCGCCCAATCACTAAATAAATATTTCCAACACACACGACATCAAAATATTAACGCATTGTTCACAGCACAACATCCAGTTACCCTCAAAGTCAGTAGAATTAGCTATCATACATTGCATGATTATTGGCGAGAAATTACCAATACAAATCCCGAATTAACCGGGGTACGCATTCATGATTTACGCCATACTTATGCTACAGAACGAGTAGGATTAATCAGCATAGAAGAATTACGTTCACTCATGGGACATGAAAGCATTCAAACCACATTACGCTACCAGAAAGTTACCTCCCAAAAAGCCGAATCAGCCGCCCGTCATGCCTTAAATATGCTGATTAATCCAGAACTACAAAGCTGA
- a CDS encoding PQQ-dependent sugar dehydrogenase, giving the protein MKQTKTLAAKLLFGMVLVGISACNLATTESANTNNQQTETAQQVSQQTATKNQACTLVENGFGSQGQVKLRVEEVVTGLEVPWGIAFLPNRDMLVTERPGRVRLVRNGKLISQPVATINVTESGEDGLLGIATHPNFANNRFFYIYYTADRNGSQVNRVERWRLSENGLSASPDKVIVDNIPVAQFHNGGRIRFGPDGMLYIGTGDAREPQSSQDVNSLAGKILRVTPDGQVPQDNPFSKNPVYITGIRNTQGFDWLDKSTLWVTDHGPSGDLGRRGHDELSLAKAGDNLGWPTIYRCESKKGMVTPSIVWREALPPGGAVIYTGNSISEWKGSLIIATLRSQHLQRVVFNPQSPQQVERHEVYLQGQYGRLREAIMGPDGGIEPRYV; this is encoded by the coding sequence ATGAAACAGACAAAAACTCTGGCAGCAAAATTACTTTTCGGCATGGTTTTAGTAGGAATTTCAGCTTGCAACTTAGCAACAACTGAGTCCGCAAACACTAATAATCAACAAACAGAAACAGCCCAACAAGTCAGCCAACAAACTGCTACTAAAAATCAAGCCTGTACTTTAGTAGAAAATGGCTTCGGTTCCCAAGGACAGGTAAAACTGCGGGTAGAAGAAGTCGTAACAGGTTTAGAAGTTCCTTGGGGAATAGCTTTTCTGCCAAATAGAGATATGTTAGTTACCGAACGACCGGGACGAGTCCGCCTCGTGCGGAATGGTAAACTTATTTCCCAACCAGTAGCTACTATCAATGTCACAGAAAGCGGTGAAGATGGTTTATTGGGTATTGCCACTCATCCTAACTTTGCTAACAACCGATTTTTTTACATTTACTACACTGCTGATCGAAATGGATCACAGGTTAATCGTGTGGAAAGATGGCGACTATCTGAGAATGGACTGAGTGCTTCCCCGGATAAAGTAATTGTTGATAATATTCCCGTAGCACAATTTCATAACGGTGGTCGCATTCGCTTTGGACCAGATGGAATGCTTTACATTGGCACAGGTGATGCCAGAGAACCGCAAAGTTCCCAGGATGTTAATAGCCTTGCTGGTAAAATCCTGCGTGTGACACCTGACGGACAAGTACCCCAAGACAATCCGTTTAGTAAGAATCCTGTCTATATAACTGGGATTCGCAACACTCAGGGGTTTGATTGGCTGGATAAATCGACACTATGGGTGACAGATCACGGACCTAGTGGGGATTTGGGAAGAAGAGGTCACGATGAACTCAGTTTAGCAAAAGCAGGAGACAATCTGGGCTGGCCTACTATCTACCGTTGTGAATCAAAGAAAGGAATGGTTACTCCGTCAATTGTTTGGCGTGAAGCTTTACCTCCTGGTGGGGCAGTAATTTATACTGGCAATTCTATTTCTGAATGGAAAGGGAGCTTAATAATTGCCACTCTTCGTTCTCAACATTTGCAGCGCGTTGTTTTCAACCCCCAGTCTCCCCAACAAGTTGAGCGTCATGAGGTGTATTTGCAAGGTCAATATGGACGGCTGCGAGAAGCAATTATGGGTCCAGATGGTGGTATTGAGCCGAGATACGTGTAA